From one Catharus ustulatus isolate bCatUst1 chromosome 1, bCatUst1.pri.v2, whole genome shotgun sequence genomic stretch:
- the LOC117002631 gene encoding NADH dehydrogenase [ubiquinone] flavoprotein 2, mitochondrial-like, whose protein sequence is MLLCTALRAAAARSVRQIRYLHGTAERNATGALFVHRDSPENNPNTPFEFTPENLKRIEAIINNYPEGHKSAAVMAVLDLAQRQHGWLPISAMNKVAEVLEMPPMRVYEVATFYTMYNRKPVGKYHIQVCTTTPCMLRDSDSILEAIKKKLGIKVGETTPDKLFTLIEVECLGACVNAPMVQINDNYYEDLTPKDIEDIIDELKAGKVPKPGPRSGRFSCEPAGGLTSLTEPPKGPGFGVQDDL, encoded by the exons ATGCTGCTGTGCACTGCCCTGCGCGCCGCGGCCGCACGCTCG GTAAGACAGATCCGATATTTGCATGGAACAGCAGAGCGCAATGCCACTGGAGCCTTATTCGTG CATAGAGATAGTCCTGAAAACAATCCAAATACTCCATTTGAGTTCACACCTGAAAACCTAAAG CGAATAGAAGCGATCATAAACAACTATCCAGAGGGACACAAGTCTGCAGCTGtcatggcagtgctggatttggCCCAAAGACAGCATGGATGGCTGCCCATATCAGCTATGAACAAG GTTGCTGAAGTTTTAGAAATGCCTCCCATGAGAGTCTATGAAGTAGCAACCTTCTACACCATGTACAATCGCAAACCTGTTGGGAAATACCACATTCAGGTCTGCACCACCACGCCGTGCATGCTGCGAGACTCTGACAGCATTTTAGAAGCCATTAAGAAGAAACTTG GTATTAAAGTTGGGGAAACAACACCTGATAAGCTCTTCACACTGATAGAAGTGGAATGTTTAGGTGCTTGTGTAAACGCACCGATGGTACAAATAAATGACAATTACTAC gaagaTCTGACACCCAAAGATATTGAAGACATAATTGATGAGCTAAAGGCTGGCAAAGTTCCCAAACCAGGCCCAAG gaGTGGACGTTTTTCTTGTGAGCCAGCTGGTGGCCTTACTTCCCTGACTGAACCACCCAAAGGACCAGGTTTTGGAGTTCAAGATGATCTCTAA